In Rhododendron vialii isolate Sample 1 chromosome 9a, ASM3025357v1, the following are encoded in one genomic region:
- the LOC131300102 gene encoding telomere repeat-binding protein 2-like isoform X2 — translation MVLKKRLEYGFSGYSVPVIPRGPRSVRRGSHKKTLEDGRICAFELLAAVAGKLLQESESSTSSNVAEGLHPSSIHNGGIKQEQLEKGEALKSERRDQGSWVESVFSSELAPRKRNLESSFGEFPRAVSDTVLEGTSVIPRSKISTKVRHDLKLKIPKNKTAAENSPGKVEGGSPNCGDIGRQIKAEGNPNHNVDLTVAINSNSKDPMEIHVNITDSLINSDTSVQLPSYRDSIPNASFPRHKNNVKLRSRVDDENPVGCNVYRSKTRAIRPQTCIGHRRVRKLLASKYWKVAPTLEDCEFSGSDGCKKNVNRCRKAPSTSEVIQCLVPLKKRKLCNHNSTLAHDPEGSSESISNSPEKGVKGEKSSPAKNLGRAKVVSSSVVGHQTSLKSRDSHVKFSIKSFKVPELYIDIPENATVGSLKGTVMEAVTAILQGGLRVGVVVHGKKVKDDNKTLLQMGISHNDDLGTLSFTLEAGSRIASQPPNRKEVPILLPCETHHQFSRSAAMESEVLNASFDPSPATNVDNHVETNHELVPSTHEVIKDGTAPDSRALVAIPAVSVEALAVVPVNQKTRRCELVQRRTRRPFSVSEVEALVEAVEKLGTGRWRDVKLSAFENADHRTYVDLKDKWKTLVHTATISPHQRRGETVPQDLLDRVLSAHGYWSHHQHKLHGKHLINLL, via the exons ATGGTGTTGAAGAAAAGGCTGGAATATGGATTCAGTGGCTACTCGGTCCCTGTTATACCTAGAGGTCCCCGATCTGTAAGA AGAGGTTCACACAAGAAAACACTCGAGGATGGCCGAATTTGTGCATTCGAACTATTAGCGGCTGTTGCTGGCAAGTTGTTGCAGGAGAGTGAAAGTTCTACTTCTAGCAATGTAGCAGAAGGACTGCATCCATCCTCCATTCACAACGGTGGAATTAAGCAGGAGCAATTGGAAAAAGGTGAAGCTTTGAAATCTGAGCGCCGTGATCAAGGGAGCTGGGTAGAAAGTGTCTTTTCCTCTGAACTTGCACCCCGAAAGCGCAATTTGGAATCCTCTTTTGGAGAATTCCCTCGTGCTGTCAGTGATACTGTTCTGGAAGGCACCTCTGTTATTCCAAGGTCCAAAATTTCCACAAAAGTTCGCCATGATTTGAAGCTGAAAATCCCCAAAAACAAGACAGCCGCTGAAAATTCACCTGGCAAAGTAGAGGGAGGCTCCCCAAATTGTGGGGATATTGGACGACAAATAAAGGCTGAAGGGAATCCTAATCATAATGTAGATCTGACAGTGGCTATAAACTCCAATTCAAAGGATCCAATGGAGATACATGTGAACATTACTGACTCGTTGATTAATTCTGATACAAGTGTACAGTTACCCTCATATAGGGATTCGATTCCTAATGCTTCTTTTCCCAGGCATAAGAACAATGTAAAGTTACGTAGTAGAGTCGATGACGAAAATCCTGTTGGGTGCAATGTATATAGGTCCAAGACAAGGGCCATTAGGCCACAAACATGTATTGGACACCGAAGAGTTAGGAAGTTACTAGCATCCAAATATTGGAAAGTAGCTCCAACGTTGGAAGATTGTGAGTTTTCTGGCAGCG ATGGGTGCAAGAAGAATGTTAACCGCTGTAGGAAAGCCCCTTCCACCAGCGAAGTAATTCAATGTCTGGTTCCTTTAAAGAAGAGGAAATTATGTAACCATAACTCAACACTTGCACATGATCCAGAGGGAAGCAGTGAAAGTATTTCGAACTCACCTGAGAAGGGTGTGAAGGGAGAGAAGTCTAGCCCAGCTAAGAATTTGGGTAGAG CAAAAGTTGTATCATCCTCAGTTGTAGGCCATCAAACATCCCTCAAGTCGAGGGATTCTCATG TGAAGTTCAGCATTAAGTCTTTCAAGGTACCAGAGCTTTATATTGACATCCCAGAAAATGCTACTGTTGGGTCGTTGAAG gggACTGTTATGGAGGCTGTGACTGCTATACTTCAAGGTGGATTACGTGTAGGAGTAGTTGTTCatggaaaaaaagttaaagatGATAACAAAACTCTGCTACAAATGGGTATTTCTCATAATGACGACCTGGGTACTTTGAGTTTTACATTGGAGGCTGGTTCTAGGATAGCTTCTCAACCTCCGAACCGAAAAGAAGTCCCAATTTTGCTGCCATGCGAGACACACCATCAATTTTCCAG GTCAGCGGCCATGGAATCGGAGGTCTTAAATGCTTCATTTGATCCTTCTCCAGCAACTAATGTGGACAACCATGTTGAAACTAACCATGAATTAGTACCTTCCACTCATGAAGTAATAAAAGATGGAACAGCACCAGATTCCAGAGCCTTGGTTGCCATACCAGCAGTGAGTGTTGAAGCACTTGCTGTGGTTCCCGTGAACCAGAAAACTAGGAGATGTGAGCTTGTACAGCGCAGAACTAGGAGACCTTTCTCTGTATCAGAAGTAGAAGCACTGGTTGAAGCAGTTGAGAAACTTGGAACTGGAAG GTGGCGCGATGTTAAACTGAGTGCTTTCGAGAATGCAGATCATCGAACTTATGTGGACTTGAAG GATAAGTGGAAAACATTGGTTCACACAGCAACCAT
- the LOC131300102 gene encoding telomere repeat-binding protein 2-like isoform X1: protein MVLKKRLEYGFSGYSVPVIPRGPRSVRKRGSHKKTLEDGRICAFELLAAVAGKLLQESESSTSSNVAEGLHPSSIHNGGIKQEQLEKGEALKSERRDQGSWVESVFSSELAPRKRNLESSFGEFPRAVSDTVLEGTSVIPRSKISTKVRHDLKLKIPKNKTAAENSPGKVEGGSPNCGDIGRQIKAEGNPNHNVDLTVAINSNSKDPMEIHVNITDSLINSDTSVQLPSYRDSIPNASFPRHKNNVKLRSRVDDENPVGCNVYRSKTRAIRPQTCIGHRRVRKLLASKYWKVAPTLEDCEFSGSDGCKKNVNRCRKAPSTSEVIQCLVPLKKRKLCNHNSTLAHDPEGSSESISNSPEKGVKGEKSSPAKNLGRAKVVSSSVVGHQTSLKSRDSHVKFSIKSFKVPELYIDIPENATVGSLKGTVMEAVTAILQGGLRVGVVVHGKKVKDDNKTLLQMGISHNDDLGTLSFTLEAGSRIASQPPNRKEVPILLPCETHHQFSRSAAMESEVLNASFDPSPATNVDNHVETNHELVPSTHEVIKDGTAPDSRALVAIPAVSVEALAVVPVNQKTRRCELVQRRTRRPFSVSEVEALVEAVEKLGTGRWRDVKLSAFENADHRTYVDLKDKWKTLVHTATISPHQRRGETVPQDLLDRVLSAHGYWSHHQHKLHGKHLINLL, encoded by the exons ATGGTGTTGAAGAAAAGGCTGGAATATGGATTCAGTGGCTACTCGGTCCCTGTTATACCTAGAGGTCCCCGATCTGTAAGA AAGAGAGGTTCACACAAGAAAACACTCGAGGATGGCCGAATTTGTGCATTCGAACTATTAGCGGCTGTTGCTGGCAAGTTGTTGCAGGAGAGTGAAAGTTCTACTTCTAGCAATGTAGCAGAAGGACTGCATCCATCCTCCATTCACAACGGTGGAATTAAGCAGGAGCAATTGGAAAAAGGTGAAGCTTTGAAATCTGAGCGCCGTGATCAAGGGAGCTGGGTAGAAAGTGTCTTTTCCTCTGAACTTGCACCCCGAAAGCGCAATTTGGAATCCTCTTTTGGAGAATTCCCTCGTGCTGTCAGTGATACTGTTCTGGAAGGCACCTCTGTTATTCCAAGGTCCAAAATTTCCACAAAAGTTCGCCATGATTTGAAGCTGAAAATCCCCAAAAACAAGACAGCCGCTGAAAATTCACCTGGCAAAGTAGAGGGAGGCTCCCCAAATTGTGGGGATATTGGACGACAAATAAAGGCTGAAGGGAATCCTAATCATAATGTAGATCTGACAGTGGCTATAAACTCCAATTCAAAGGATCCAATGGAGATACATGTGAACATTACTGACTCGTTGATTAATTCTGATACAAGTGTACAGTTACCCTCATATAGGGATTCGATTCCTAATGCTTCTTTTCCCAGGCATAAGAACAATGTAAAGTTACGTAGTAGAGTCGATGACGAAAATCCTGTTGGGTGCAATGTATATAGGTCCAAGACAAGGGCCATTAGGCCACAAACATGTATTGGACACCGAAGAGTTAGGAAGTTACTAGCATCCAAATATTGGAAAGTAGCTCCAACGTTGGAAGATTGTGAGTTTTCTGGCAGCG ATGGGTGCAAGAAGAATGTTAACCGCTGTAGGAAAGCCCCTTCCACCAGCGAAGTAATTCAATGTCTGGTTCCTTTAAAGAAGAGGAAATTATGTAACCATAACTCAACACTTGCACATGATCCAGAGGGAAGCAGTGAAAGTATTTCGAACTCACCTGAGAAGGGTGTGAAGGGAGAGAAGTCTAGCCCAGCTAAGAATTTGGGTAGAG CAAAAGTTGTATCATCCTCAGTTGTAGGCCATCAAACATCCCTCAAGTCGAGGGATTCTCATG TGAAGTTCAGCATTAAGTCTTTCAAGGTACCAGAGCTTTATATTGACATCCCAGAAAATGCTACTGTTGGGTCGTTGAAG gggACTGTTATGGAGGCTGTGACTGCTATACTTCAAGGTGGATTACGTGTAGGAGTAGTTGTTCatggaaaaaaagttaaagatGATAACAAAACTCTGCTACAAATGGGTATTTCTCATAATGACGACCTGGGTACTTTGAGTTTTACATTGGAGGCTGGTTCTAGGATAGCTTCTCAACCTCCGAACCGAAAAGAAGTCCCAATTTTGCTGCCATGCGAGACACACCATCAATTTTCCAG GTCAGCGGCCATGGAATCGGAGGTCTTAAATGCTTCATTTGATCCTTCTCCAGCAACTAATGTGGACAACCATGTTGAAACTAACCATGAATTAGTACCTTCCACTCATGAAGTAATAAAAGATGGAACAGCACCAGATTCCAGAGCCTTGGTTGCCATACCAGCAGTGAGTGTTGAAGCACTTGCTGTGGTTCCCGTGAACCAGAAAACTAGGAGATGTGAGCTTGTACAGCGCAGAACTAGGAGACCTTTCTCTGTATCAGAAGTAGAAGCACTGGTTGAAGCAGTTGAGAAACTTGGAACTGGAAG GTGGCGCGATGTTAAACTGAGTGCTTTCGAGAATGCAGATCATCGAACTTATGTGGACTTGAAG GATAAGTGGAAAACATTGGTTCACACAGCAACCAT
- the LOC131300102 gene encoding telomere repeat-binding protein 2-like isoform X4: MVLKKRLEYGFSGYSVPVIPRGPRSKRGSHKKTLEDGRICAFELLAAVAGKLLQESESSTSSNVAEGLHPSSIHNGGIKQEQLEKGEALKSERRDQGSWVESVFSSELAPRKRNLESSFGEFPRAVSDTVLEGTSVIPRSKISTKVRHDLKLKIPKNKTAAENSPGKVEGGSPNCGDIGRQIKAEGNPNHNVDLTVAINSNSKDPMEIHVNITDSLINSDTSVQLPSYRDSIPNASFPRHKNNVKLRSRVDDENPVGCNVYRSKTRAIRPQTCIGHRRVRKLLASKYWKVAPTLEDCEFSGSDGCKKNVNRCRKAPSTSEVIQCLVPLKKRKLCNHNSTLAHDPEGSSESISNSPEKGVKGEKSSPAKNLGRAKVVSSSVVGHQTSLKSRDSHVKFSIKSFKVPELYIDIPENATVGSLKGTVMEAVTAILQGGLRVGVVVHGKKVKDDNKTLLQMGISHNDDLGTLSFTLEAGSRIASQPPNRKEVPILLPCETHHQFSRSAAMESEVLNASFDPSPATNVDNHVETNHELVPSTHEVIKDGTAPDSRALVAIPAVSVEALAVVPVNQKTRRCELVQRRTRRPFSVSEVEALVEAVEKLGTGRWRDVKLSAFENADHRTYVDLKDKWKTLVHTATISPHQRRGETVPQDLLDRVLSAHGYWSHHQHKLHGKHLINLL, encoded by the exons ATGGTGTTGAAGAAAAGGCTGGAATATGGATTCAGTGGCTACTCGGTCCCTGTTATACCTAGAGGTCCCCGATCT AAGAGAGGTTCACACAAGAAAACACTCGAGGATGGCCGAATTTGTGCATTCGAACTATTAGCGGCTGTTGCTGGCAAGTTGTTGCAGGAGAGTGAAAGTTCTACTTCTAGCAATGTAGCAGAAGGACTGCATCCATCCTCCATTCACAACGGTGGAATTAAGCAGGAGCAATTGGAAAAAGGTGAAGCTTTGAAATCTGAGCGCCGTGATCAAGGGAGCTGGGTAGAAAGTGTCTTTTCCTCTGAACTTGCACCCCGAAAGCGCAATTTGGAATCCTCTTTTGGAGAATTCCCTCGTGCTGTCAGTGATACTGTTCTGGAAGGCACCTCTGTTATTCCAAGGTCCAAAATTTCCACAAAAGTTCGCCATGATTTGAAGCTGAAAATCCCCAAAAACAAGACAGCCGCTGAAAATTCACCTGGCAAAGTAGAGGGAGGCTCCCCAAATTGTGGGGATATTGGACGACAAATAAAGGCTGAAGGGAATCCTAATCATAATGTAGATCTGACAGTGGCTATAAACTCCAATTCAAAGGATCCAATGGAGATACATGTGAACATTACTGACTCGTTGATTAATTCTGATACAAGTGTACAGTTACCCTCATATAGGGATTCGATTCCTAATGCTTCTTTTCCCAGGCATAAGAACAATGTAAAGTTACGTAGTAGAGTCGATGACGAAAATCCTGTTGGGTGCAATGTATATAGGTCCAAGACAAGGGCCATTAGGCCACAAACATGTATTGGACACCGAAGAGTTAGGAAGTTACTAGCATCCAAATATTGGAAAGTAGCTCCAACGTTGGAAGATTGTGAGTTTTCTGGCAGCG ATGGGTGCAAGAAGAATGTTAACCGCTGTAGGAAAGCCCCTTCCACCAGCGAAGTAATTCAATGTCTGGTTCCTTTAAAGAAGAGGAAATTATGTAACCATAACTCAACACTTGCACATGATCCAGAGGGAAGCAGTGAAAGTATTTCGAACTCACCTGAGAAGGGTGTGAAGGGAGAGAAGTCTAGCCCAGCTAAGAATTTGGGTAGAG CAAAAGTTGTATCATCCTCAGTTGTAGGCCATCAAACATCCCTCAAGTCGAGGGATTCTCATG TGAAGTTCAGCATTAAGTCTTTCAAGGTACCAGAGCTTTATATTGACATCCCAGAAAATGCTACTGTTGGGTCGTTGAAG gggACTGTTATGGAGGCTGTGACTGCTATACTTCAAGGTGGATTACGTGTAGGAGTAGTTGTTCatggaaaaaaagttaaagatGATAACAAAACTCTGCTACAAATGGGTATTTCTCATAATGACGACCTGGGTACTTTGAGTTTTACATTGGAGGCTGGTTCTAGGATAGCTTCTCAACCTCCGAACCGAAAAGAAGTCCCAATTTTGCTGCCATGCGAGACACACCATCAATTTTCCAG GTCAGCGGCCATGGAATCGGAGGTCTTAAATGCTTCATTTGATCCTTCTCCAGCAACTAATGTGGACAACCATGTTGAAACTAACCATGAATTAGTACCTTCCACTCATGAAGTAATAAAAGATGGAACAGCACCAGATTCCAGAGCCTTGGTTGCCATACCAGCAGTGAGTGTTGAAGCACTTGCTGTGGTTCCCGTGAACCAGAAAACTAGGAGATGTGAGCTTGTACAGCGCAGAACTAGGAGACCTTTCTCTGTATCAGAAGTAGAAGCACTGGTTGAAGCAGTTGAGAAACTTGGAACTGGAAG GTGGCGCGATGTTAAACTGAGTGCTTTCGAGAATGCAGATCATCGAACTTATGTGGACTTGAAG GATAAGTGGAAAACATTGGTTCACACAGCAACCAT
- the LOC131300102 gene encoding telomere repeat-binding protein 2-like isoform X3: MVLKKRLEYGFSGYSVPVIPRGPRSVRKRGSHKKTLEDGRICAFELLAAVAGKLLQESESSTSSNVAEGLHPSSIHNGGIKQEQLEKGEALKSERRDQGSWVESVFSSELAPRKRNLESSFGEFPRAVSDTVLEGTSVIPRSKISTKVRHDLKLKIPKNKTAAENSPGKVEGGSPNCGDIGRQIKAEGNPNHNVDLTVAINSNSKDPMEIHVNITDSLINSDTSVQLPSYRDSIPNASFPRHKNNVKLRSRVDDENPVGCNVYRSKTRAIRPQTCIGHRRVRKLLASKYWKVAPTLEDCEFSGSDGCKKNVNRCRKAPSTSEVIQCLVPLKKRKLCNHNSTLAHDPEGSSESISNSPEKGVKGEKSSPAKNLAKVVSSSVVGHQTSLKSRDSHVKFSIKSFKVPELYIDIPENATVGSLKGTVMEAVTAILQGGLRVGVVVHGKKVKDDNKTLLQMGISHNDDLGTLSFTLEAGSRIASQPPNRKEVPILLPCETHHQFSRSAAMESEVLNASFDPSPATNVDNHVETNHELVPSTHEVIKDGTAPDSRALVAIPAVSVEALAVVPVNQKTRRCELVQRRTRRPFSVSEVEALVEAVEKLGTGRWRDVKLSAFENADHRTYVDLKDKWKTLVHTATISPHQRRGETVPQDLLDRVLSAHGYWSHHQHKLHGKHLINLL; encoded by the exons ATGGTGTTGAAGAAAAGGCTGGAATATGGATTCAGTGGCTACTCGGTCCCTGTTATACCTAGAGGTCCCCGATCTGTAAGA AAGAGAGGTTCACACAAGAAAACACTCGAGGATGGCCGAATTTGTGCATTCGAACTATTAGCGGCTGTTGCTGGCAAGTTGTTGCAGGAGAGTGAAAGTTCTACTTCTAGCAATGTAGCAGAAGGACTGCATCCATCCTCCATTCACAACGGTGGAATTAAGCAGGAGCAATTGGAAAAAGGTGAAGCTTTGAAATCTGAGCGCCGTGATCAAGGGAGCTGGGTAGAAAGTGTCTTTTCCTCTGAACTTGCACCCCGAAAGCGCAATTTGGAATCCTCTTTTGGAGAATTCCCTCGTGCTGTCAGTGATACTGTTCTGGAAGGCACCTCTGTTATTCCAAGGTCCAAAATTTCCACAAAAGTTCGCCATGATTTGAAGCTGAAAATCCCCAAAAACAAGACAGCCGCTGAAAATTCACCTGGCAAAGTAGAGGGAGGCTCCCCAAATTGTGGGGATATTGGACGACAAATAAAGGCTGAAGGGAATCCTAATCATAATGTAGATCTGACAGTGGCTATAAACTCCAATTCAAAGGATCCAATGGAGATACATGTGAACATTACTGACTCGTTGATTAATTCTGATACAAGTGTACAGTTACCCTCATATAGGGATTCGATTCCTAATGCTTCTTTTCCCAGGCATAAGAACAATGTAAAGTTACGTAGTAGAGTCGATGACGAAAATCCTGTTGGGTGCAATGTATATAGGTCCAAGACAAGGGCCATTAGGCCACAAACATGTATTGGACACCGAAGAGTTAGGAAGTTACTAGCATCCAAATATTGGAAAGTAGCTCCAACGTTGGAAGATTGTGAGTTTTCTGGCAGCG ATGGGTGCAAGAAGAATGTTAACCGCTGTAGGAAAGCCCCTTCCACCAGCGAAGTAATTCAATGTCTGGTTCCTTTAAAGAAGAGGAAATTATGTAACCATAACTCAACACTTGCACATGATCCAGAGGGAAGCAGTGAAAGTATTTCGAACTCACCTGAGAAGGGTGTGAAGGGAGAGAAGTCTAGCCCAGCTAAGAATTTGG CAAAAGTTGTATCATCCTCAGTTGTAGGCCATCAAACATCCCTCAAGTCGAGGGATTCTCATG TGAAGTTCAGCATTAAGTCTTTCAAGGTACCAGAGCTTTATATTGACATCCCAGAAAATGCTACTGTTGGGTCGTTGAAG gggACTGTTATGGAGGCTGTGACTGCTATACTTCAAGGTGGATTACGTGTAGGAGTAGTTGTTCatggaaaaaaagttaaagatGATAACAAAACTCTGCTACAAATGGGTATTTCTCATAATGACGACCTGGGTACTTTGAGTTTTACATTGGAGGCTGGTTCTAGGATAGCTTCTCAACCTCCGAACCGAAAAGAAGTCCCAATTTTGCTGCCATGCGAGACACACCATCAATTTTCCAG GTCAGCGGCCATGGAATCGGAGGTCTTAAATGCTTCATTTGATCCTTCTCCAGCAACTAATGTGGACAACCATGTTGAAACTAACCATGAATTAGTACCTTCCACTCATGAAGTAATAAAAGATGGAACAGCACCAGATTCCAGAGCCTTGGTTGCCATACCAGCAGTGAGTGTTGAAGCACTTGCTGTGGTTCCCGTGAACCAGAAAACTAGGAGATGTGAGCTTGTACAGCGCAGAACTAGGAGACCTTTCTCTGTATCAGAAGTAGAAGCACTGGTTGAAGCAGTTGAGAAACTTGGAACTGGAAG GTGGCGCGATGTTAAACTGAGTGCTTTCGAGAATGCAGATCATCGAACTTATGTGGACTTGAAG GATAAGTGGAAAACATTGGTTCACACAGCAACCAT
- the LOC131300102 gene encoding telomere repeat-binding protein 2-like isoform X5: MVLKKRLEYGFSGYSVPVIPRGPRSRGSHKKTLEDGRICAFELLAAVAGKLLQESESSTSSNVAEGLHPSSIHNGGIKQEQLEKGEALKSERRDQGSWVESVFSSELAPRKRNLESSFGEFPRAVSDTVLEGTSVIPRSKISTKVRHDLKLKIPKNKTAAENSPGKVEGGSPNCGDIGRQIKAEGNPNHNVDLTVAINSNSKDPMEIHVNITDSLINSDTSVQLPSYRDSIPNASFPRHKNNVKLRSRVDDENPVGCNVYRSKTRAIRPQTCIGHRRVRKLLASKYWKVAPTLEDCEFSGSDGCKKNVNRCRKAPSTSEVIQCLVPLKKRKLCNHNSTLAHDPEGSSESISNSPEKGVKGEKSSPAKNLGRAKVVSSSVVGHQTSLKSRDSHVKFSIKSFKVPELYIDIPENATVGSLKGTVMEAVTAILQGGLRVGVVVHGKKVKDDNKTLLQMGISHNDDLGTLSFTLEAGSRIASQPPNRKEVPILLPCETHHQFSRSAAMESEVLNASFDPSPATNVDNHVETNHELVPSTHEVIKDGTAPDSRALVAIPAVSVEALAVVPVNQKTRRCELVQRRTRRPFSVSEVEALVEAVEKLGTGRWRDVKLSAFENADHRTYVDLKDKWKTLVHTATISPHQRRGETVPQDLLDRVLSAHGYWSHHQHKLHGKHLINLL; encoded by the exons ATGGTGTTGAAGAAAAGGCTGGAATATGGATTCAGTGGCTACTCGGTCCCTGTTATACCTAGAGGTCCCCGATCT AGAGGTTCACACAAGAAAACACTCGAGGATGGCCGAATTTGTGCATTCGAACTATTAGCGGCTGTTGCTGGCAAGTTGTTGCAGGAGAGTGAAAGTTCTACTTCTAGCAATGTAGCAGAAGGACTGCATCCATCCTCCATTCACAACGGTGGAATTAAGCAGGAGCAATTGGAAAAAGGTGAAGCTTTGAAATCTGAGCGCCGTGATCAAGGGAGCTGGGTAGAAAGTGTCTTTTCCTCTGAACTTGCACCCCGAAAGCGCAATTTGGAATCCTCTTTTGGAGAATTCCCTCGTGCTGTCAGTGATACTGTTCTGGAAGGCACCTCTGTTATTCCAAGGTCCAAAATTTCCACAAAAGTTCGCCATGATTTGAAGCTGAAAATCCCCAAAAACAAGACAGCCGCTGAAAATTCACCTGGCAAAGTAGAGGGAGGCTCCCCAAATTGTGGGGATATTGGACGACAAATAAAGGCTGAAGGGAATCCTAATCATAATGTAGATCTGACAGTGGCTATAAACTCCAATTCAAAGGATCCAATGGAGATACATGTGAACATTACTGACTCGTTGATTAATTCTGATACAAGTGTACAGTTACCCTCATATAGGGATTCGATTCCTAATGCTTCTTTTCCCAGGCATAAGAACAATGTAAAGTTACGTAGTAGAGTCGATGACGAAAATCCTGTTGGGTGCAATGTATATAGGTCCAAGACAAGGGCCATTAGGCCACAAACATGTATTGGACACCGAAGAGTTAGGAAGTTACTAGCATCCAAATATTGGAAAGTAGCTCCAACGTTGGAAGATTGTGAGTTTTCTGGCAGCG ATGGGTGCAAGAAGAATGTTAACCGCTGTAGGAAAGCCCCTTCCACCAGCGAAGTAATTCAATGTCTGGTTCCTTTAAAGAAGAGGAAATTATGTAACCATAACTCAACACTTGCACATGATCCAGAGGGAAGCAGTGAAAGTATTTCGAACTCACCTGAGAAGGGTGTGAAGGGAGAGAAGTCTAGCCCAGCTAAGAATTTGGGTAGAG CAAAAGTTGTATCATCCTCAGTTGTAGGCCATCAAACATCCCTCAAGTCGAGGGATTCTCATG TGAAGTTCAGCATTAAGTCTTTCAAGGTACCAGAGCTTTATATTGACATCCCAGAAAATGCTACTGTTGGGTCGTTGAAG gggACTGTTATGGAGGCTGTGACTGCTATACTTCAAGGTGGATTACGTGTAGGAGTAGTTGTTCatggaaaaaaagttaaagatGATAACAAAACTCTGCTACAAATGGGTATTTCTCATAATGACGACCTGGGTACTTTGAGTTTTACATTGGAGGCTGGTTCTAGGATAGCTTCTCAACCTCCGAACCGAAAAGAAGTCCCAATTTTGCTGCCATGCGAGACACACCATCAATTTTCCAG GTCAGCGGCCATGGAATCGGAGGTCTTAAATGCTTCATTTGATCCTTCTCCAGCAACTAATGTGGACAACCATGTTGAAACTAACCATGAATTAGTACCTTCCACTCATGAAGTAATAAAAGATGGAACAGCACCAGATTCCAGAGCCTTGGTTGCCATACCAGCAGTGAGTGTTGAAGCACTTGCTGTGGTTCCCGTGAACCAGAAAACTAGGAGATGTGAGCTTGTACAGCGCAGAACTAGGAGACCTTTCTCTGTATCAGAAGTAGAAGCACTGGTTGAAGCAGTTGAGAAACTTGGAACTGGAAG GTGGCGCGATGTTAAACTGAGTGCTTTCGAGAATGCAGATCATCGAACTTATGTGGACTTGAAG GATAAGTGGAAAACATTGGTTCACACAGCAACCAT